A genomic window from Pseudogulbenkiania sp. MAI-1 includes:
- a CDS encoding inorganic phosphate transporter, which translates to MLDILSGLETHVALTLILSLGFVLAFEFINGFHDTANAVATVIYTQSMKPQAAVLLSGIFNFLGVFAGGLAVAYAIVNLLPVDLLVAVNSSRGMVMVFALLTSAIIWNLGTWYFGIPSSSSHTLIGSILGVGVGNSLINGTNVSTGINWSKAIDVGLSLLFSPLFGAGLAGLMLLVLMKWRPRSNIHKSPYQRQQIEGRKHPPFWARFMLIVSSLGMSFSHGSNDGQKGVGLVMLVLIGIVPGQFVVNLDSDPIQIEHTKIAALQLKELYQRNEAAILAQYPAPSKPAPAFSCSPSATQQYAADLLSAIGESKSYQQLPESRRWAVRTQLICLADSAKKISKIGSIGDVEKKQLKGIQRDLTATTEYAPLWVIAAVALSIGIGTMVGWKRVALTVGEKIGKKDMTYSQGMAAQTMAGISIGLASFIGAPVSTTQVLSSAVAGTMVVGRSGLQLSTLKSIIMTWVLTLPVCMGMTIGLYYLGVQLFG; encoded by the coding sequence ATGCTGGACATTCTTTCAGGGCTGGAAACCCATGTGGCGCTGACCCTGATCCTGTCGCTGGGCTTCGTGCTGGCGTTCGAGTTCATCAACGGCTTCCACGATACCGCCAACGCCGTGGCCACGGTCATCTACACGCAGTCGATGAAACCTCAGGCGGCGGTACTGCTGTCGGGGATCTTCAACTTTCTCGGGGTGTTCGCGGGCGGCCTGGCGGTGGCCTACGCCATCGTCAACCTGCTGCCGGTGGACCTGCTGGTGGCGGTCAATTCCAGCCGCGGCATGGTGATGGTGTTCGCGCTGTTGACCTCGGCCATCATCTGGAACCTCGGTACTTGGTACTTCGGGATCCCGTCGTCGAGCAGCCACACGCTGATCGGTTCGATCCTCGGCGTCGGCGTCGGCAATTCGCTGATCAACGGCACCAACGTCAGCACCGGTATCAACTGGAGCAAGGCCATTGACGTCGGCCTGTCGCTGCTGTTCTCGCCGCTGTTCGGCGCGGGTCTCGCCGGGCTGATGCTGCTCGTGCTGATGAAGTGGCGGCCGCGCAGCAACATCCACAAGAGCCCGTACCAGCGCCAGCAGATCGAGGGGCGCAAGCACCCGCCGTTCTGGGCGCGTTTCATGCTGATCGTGTCGTCGCTGGGGATGAGCTTCTCGCACGGTTCCAACGACGGCCAGAAAGGCGTCGGGCTGGTGATGCTGGTGCTGATCGGCATCGTGCCGGGGCAGTTCGTGGTGAACCTGGACAGCGACCCGATCCAGATCGAGCATACCAAGATCGCCGCGCTGCAGCTGAAGGAGCTGTATCAGCGCAACGAGGCGGCGATCCTGGCGCAATACCCGGCGCCGAGCAAACCGGCCCCGGCGTTCAGCTGCAGCCCGTCGGCCACGCAGCAGTATGCCGCCGACCTGCTGTCGGCGATCGGGGAGTCGAAGAGCTATCAGCAGTTGCCGGAGAGCCGCCGCTGGGCGGTGCGTACCCAGCTGATCTGCCTGGCCGACAGCGCCAAGAAGATTTCCAAGATCGGCAGCATCGGCGACGTGGAGAAGAAACAGCTCAAGGGTATCCAGCGTGACCTGACCGCCACCACCGAGTATGCCCCGCTGTGGGTGATCGCCGCCGTGGCGCTGTCGATCGGCATCGGCACCATGGTGGGCTGGAAGCGCGTGGCACTCACGGTCGGCGAAAAGATCGGCAAGAAGGACATGACCTATTCGCAGGGCATGGCGGCACAAACCATGGCCGGGATTTCCATCGGGCTGGCCAGCTTCATCGGCGCGCCAGTGTCGACCACACAGGTGCTGTCGAGCGCGGTGGCGGGCACCATGGTGGTCGGCCGCTCGGGGCTGCAGCTGTCGACGCTGAAGAGCATCATCATGACCTGGGTGCTGACGCTGCCGGTGTGCATGGGCATGACCATCGGGCTGTATTACCTCGGCGTGCAGCTGTTCGGCTGA
- the pstB gene encoding phosphate ABC transporter ATP-binding protein PstB, with amino-acid sequence MAENNIKLQVKNLNFYYGKFHALKGINLDIASRKVTAFIGPSGCGKSTLLRTFNRMFQLYPGLNAEGEILLDGHNILGRDVDVNLLRAKVGMVFQKPTPFPMSIYDNITFGVKLYEKLSKAEMDDRVEWALRKAALWNEVKDKLKQSGNSLSGGQQQRLCIARAVASRPEVLLLDEPTSALDPISTAHIEELIHELKEDYTIAIVTHNMQQAARVSDYTAYMYLGEMVEFGDTDAIFTTPKKKATEDYITGKFG; translated from the coding sequence ATGGCTGAAAACAACATCAAGCTTCAGGTCAAGAATCTGAACTTCTACTACGGCAAATTCCACGCCCTGAAGGGCATCAACCTCGACATCGCCTCGCGCAAGGTGACGGCCTTCATCGGCCCGTCGGGCTGCGGCAAATCGACGCTGTTGCGCACCTTCAACCGCATGTTCCAGCTCTATCCCGGCCTGAACGCGGAAGGCGAGATCCTGCTCGACGGTCACAACATCCTCGGCCGCGACGTCGACGTCAACCTGTTGCGCGCCAAGGTCGGCATGGTGTTCCAGAAGCCGACGCCGTTCCCGATGTCGATCTACGACAACATCACCTTCGGCGTGAAGCTGTACGAGAAACTGTCGAAGGCGGAGATGGACGACCGCGTGGAGTGGGCGCTGCGCAAGGCGGCCTTGTGGAACGAGGTGAAGGACAAGCTCAAGCAGTCGGGCAATTCGCTCTCCGGTGGCCAGCAGCAGCGTCTGTGCATCGCCCGCGCCGTGGCCTCGCGCCCGGAGGTGCTGTTGCTCGACGAACCGACCTCGGCGCTGGACCCGATCTCGACCGCGCACATCGAGGAACTGATCCACGAGCTGAAAGAGGATTACACCATCGCCATCGTGACCCACAACATGCAGCAGGCGGCACGGGTGTCGGACTACACCGCCTACATGTACCTGGGCGAGATGGTCGAGTTCGGCGACACCGATGCGATTTTCACCACGCCGAAGAAGAAGGCGACCGAAGACTACATCACCGGCAAGTTCGGCTGA